From Desulfuromonas soudanensis, the proteins below share one genomic window:
- a CDS encoding branched-chain amino acid aminotransferase has protein sequence MEIQLLPLAEKKPRIEDESQLAFGKQFTDRMFVMEYDAGKGWHSPRIQPYGPFAIDPAAMVFHYSQEIFEGLKAFRRPDGAIALFRPRDNIRRFNRSATRMCMPEVDEDFFLQALKQLVKLERDWVPRSEGTSLYIRPTMIGVEAALGVRPSSKYLCYIILSPVGAYYKGGLSPVKIWISDEYVRVSPGGTGEAKTGGNYAASLRAAMEATEKGFDQVLWLDAVHRKYVEEVGSMNICFLYDGKLVTSPLKGTILDGITRRSILTLVRELGVEVEERALSVDEILDGAESGRLTEAFGTGTAVVVSPVGTVTYRDRTVAMGGGQAGELTLKLYETLTGIQCGKIPDPHGWVEIL, from the coding sequence ATGGAGATTCAACTTTTGCCCCTCGCGGAAAAAAAGCCTCGCATCGAGGATGAGTCGCAACTGGCATTCGGCAAGCAGTTCACCGACCGGATGTTCGTCATGGAGTACGATGCGGGGAAGGGTTGGCATTCGCCGCGGATCCAGCCCTACGGTCCCTTCGCCATCGACCCGGCGGCGATGGTCTTCCATTACTCCCAGGAGATTTTCGAGGGGCTCAAGGCCTTCCGGCGGCCCGATGGCGCCATCGCTCTCTTCCGTCCCCGGGACAACATCCGCCGTTTCAACCGCAGCGCCACCCGGATGTGCATGCCCGAAGTCGACGAGGATTTCTTTCTCCAGGCGCTGAAGCAACTGGTGAAACTTGAGAGAGACTGGGTCCCCCGCAGCGAAGGGACGAGTCTCTACATCCGGCCGACGATGATCGGCGTCGAGGCGGCTCTTGGCGTCAGGCCGTCGAGCAAGTACCTGTGCTACATCATTCTCTCCCCCGTCGGCGCCTATTACAAGGGGGGCTTAAGCCCCGTCAAGATCTGGATTTCCGACGAATACGTGCGGGTCTCCCCCGGCGGCACCGGCGAAGCCAAGACCGGCGGCAACTACGCCGCCAGCCTGCGCGCCGCCATGGAGGCCACGGAGAAGGGGTTCGATCAGGTTCTCTGGCTCGACGCCGTGCACCGCAAGTATGTGGAAGAGGTCGGCAGCATGAACATCTGCTTCCTCTACGACGGCAAGCTGGTGACTTCCCCCCTCAAGGGGACGATCCTCGACGGCATCACCCGGCGCTCGATCCTCACCCTGGTGCGCGAACTGGGGGTCGAGGTGGAGGAGCGGGCCCTCTCCGTCGACGAGATTCTCGACGGCGCCGAAAGCGGGCGCCTGACCGAGGCCTTCGGCACCGGCACCGCCGTGGTCGTCTCCCCGGTGGGGACGGTCACCTACCGCGATCGCACCGTGGCCATGGGCGGCGGCCAGGCCGGAGAGCTGACCCTGAAACTCTACGAGACCCTCACCGGCATTCAGTGCGGGAAGATCCCCGACCCCCACGGCTGGGTGGAAATTCTCTGA
- a CDS encoding ATP-dependent helicase, whose translation MDLSTLNKEQLTAVRHGEGPLLLLAGAGSGKTRVITCRIAYLRLQRGVPAEQILAVTFTNKAAREMKERVEELVGRKNVKGMIISTFHSLCVRILKEDIERLGYKKNFSIYGTADQGRLVRDLIQAHSLDGRRFDADRVLFLISDAKNRLISPEQFLVRHHDDYEYLAAEIYPRYQKALKAYNAIDFDDIIMLTVRLFREHPEVLAKYQQRYRYLMVDEYQDTNAAQYLLLRSLALVHGNLCVVGDDDQSIYGWRGADLGNILGFEKDFPGTTVIKLEQNYRSTGNILAAANAVIKNNGQRKEKALWTSGESGPLVDYLCCEDAEDEAREVVERIHGARFRHDLAYRDFAILYRTNAQSRAFEEQLRYENIPYVLIGGQQFFDRKEVKDTVAYFKVLVNPRDEVNLLRILNFPKRGIGETTADRLIRVSTEEQRPLWDVLRDPPGSEELGEKAHRALADFVALMEGFRARFSSTADLAALGREFLETLHIEEELYRTADDPKKARRRVENVGEVINALASYQERDEQPTLAGFLSKVSLLDRDEPPRGGKDAKLAQDAVILMSLHSSKGLEYPYIFLVGMEEGFLPHQKSVGEHVDVDEERRLCYVGITRARQVLTLLGAARRKKYGKMLPREPSRFLAEIPAELLCTQQSKGRPEASPEEEEAMASNFFSSMKSLLGD comes from the coding sequence ATGGATCTCAGTACCCTCAACAAGGAACAGCTCACCGCGGTGCGCCACGGCGAAGGGCCCCTGCTCCTTTTGGCCGGCGCCGGCTCGGGGAAGACCCGGGTCATCACCTGCCGCATCGCCTACCTTCGGCTGCAGCGGGGGGTTCCCGCCGAGCAGATTCTCGCCGTGACCTTCACCAACAAGGCGGCCCGGGAAATGAAGGAGCGGGTCGAGGAACTGGTGGGGCGCAAGAACGTGAAGGGGATGATTATCTCCACCTTCCATTCCCTCTGCGTGCGGATTCTCAAGGAAGACATCGAACGCCTCGGCTACAAGAAGAATTTTTCCATCTACGGCACCGCCGACCAGGGGCGCCTGGTGCGGGACCTGATCCAGGCGCACAGCCTCGACGGGCGCAGGTTCGACGCCGACCGGGTCCTCTTTCTGATCTCCGACGCCAAGAACCGCCTCATCTCCCCCGAGCAGTTCCTGGTTCGCCACCACGACGACTACGAATACCTGGCCGCGGAGATCTATCCCCGCTACCAGAAGGCCCTCAAGGCCTACAACGCCATCGATTTCGACGACATCATCATGCTCACCGTCCGCCTCTTCCGGGAGCACCCCGAGGTGTTGGCCAAGTATCAGCAGCGCTACCGCTATCTCATGGTCGACGAGTACCAGGATACCAACGCCGCCCAGTACCTGCTGCTGCGCTCCCTGGCCCTGGTGCACGGCAACCTGTGCGTGGTCGGGGACGACGACCAGTCGATCTACGGCTGGCGCGGCGCCGATCTCGGCAATATCCTCGGCTTCGAAAAGGATTTCCCCGGGACGACGGTCATCAAGCTCGAGCAGAACTACCGCTCCACCGGCAACATCCTCGCCGCCGCCAACGCGGTGATCAAAAACAATGGCCAGCGCAAGGAAAAGGCGCTGTGGACCTCCGGGGAGAGCGGTCCCCTCGTCGATTACCTGTGCTGCGAAGACGCCGAGGACGAGGCCCGGGAGGTGGTGGAACGGATTCACGGCGCCCGTTTCCGCCACGATCTCGCCTACCGGGACTTTGCCATCCTCTACCGGACCAACGCCCAGTCCCGGGCCTTCGAGGAACAGCTGCGCTACGAGAACATCCCCTACGTCCTCATCGGCGGCCAGCAGTTCTTCGACCGCAAGGAAGTCAAGGACACCGTCGCCTACTTCAAGGTGCTGGTCAACCCCCGGGACGAGGTCAATCTCCTGCGGATCCTCAACTTCCCCAAAAGGGGGATTGGCGAGACGACCGCCGACAGGCTGATCCGCGTCTCGACGGAGGAGCAGCGCCCTCTCTGGGACGTCCTGCGCGACCCGCCGGGGAGCGAGGAGCTGGGGGAGAAGGCCCATCGCGCCCTCGCCGATTTCGTCGCCCTGATGGAGGGGTTCCGGGCGCGTTTTTCTTCCACCGCCGATCTTGCCGCCCTGGGGCGCGAATTCCTCGAAACCCTGCACATCGAGGAGGAGCTCTACCGCACCGCCGACGATCCGAAAAAGGCGCGCCGCCGGGTGGAGAACGTCGGCGAGGTGATCAATGCCCTGGCCTCCTACCAGGAGCGGGACGAGCAGCCGACCCTGGCCGGTTTTCTCTCCAAGGTCTCCCTCCTCGATCGGGACGAGCCGCCGCGGGGGGGGAAGGACGCCAAGCTGGCCCAGGACGCGGTGATCCTCATGAGCCTCCACTCCAGCAAGGGACTCGAATACCCCTATATCTTCCTGGTGGGGATGGAGGAGGGATTCCTCCCCCACCAGAAGTCGGTGGGGGAGCATGTGGATGTCGACGAGGAGAGGCGGCTGTGCTATGTCGGCATCACCCGGGCCCGGCAGGTCCTCACGCTTCTGGGGGCGGCGCGGCGCAAGAAGTACGGCAAGATGCTCCCCCGGGAGCCGAGCCGTTTTCTCGCCGAGATCCCCGCCGAACTTCTCTGCACCCAGCAGAGCAAGGGGCGCCCGGAGGCCTCCCCGGAAGAGGAGGAGGCGATGGCCAGCAATTTTTTCTCCAGCATGAAGTCCCTCCTCGGGGACTAA
- a CDS encoding TIGR01212 family radical SAM protein (This family includes YhcC from E. coli K-12, an uncharacterized radical SAM protein.), whose amino-acid sequence MDEKRYRLISREFKDRFGGRVHKISVDAGFTCPNRGGTRSRPGCLFCDPSGSGSVGIARGVSVAAQLEHGKEVMIRKYKARQFLAYFQPFSNTHAPPERLQALYDEALGVSGVVGLAVGTRPDCLPPAVVDLLAEYHRRTYLWLELGLQSVHDATLGFLRRGHDYRTFLEAHAALRERGVRVCVHVIIGLPGEGKEEILATAEEMGRLQVDGIKIHLLHILAGTALGDLYLGGGVKVLEQGEYVALAADFIERLHPKTLIHRLTGDGPRDYLLAPLWSLNKWEVLNAIDDELARRGTRQGSLWRGDGSGAP is encoded by the coding sequence ATGGATGAGAAGCGCTACCGGTTGATTTCCCGCGAGTTCAAGGACCGTTTCGGCGGACGGGTGCACAAGATTTCCGTTGACGCCGGATTCACCTGCCCCAACCGGGGGGGAACCCGGAGTCGGCCGGGGTGCCTCTTCTGCGACCCTTCCGGCTCGGGGTCGGTGGGGATCGCCCGCGGCGTTTCTGTCGCCGCTCAGCTCGAGCACGGCAAGGAAGTGATGATCCGCAAGTACAAGGCCCGGCAGTTCCTCGCCTATTTTCAGCCCTTCTCCAACACCCACGCCCCCCCCGAGAGGCTGCAGGCCCTGTATGACGAGGCCCTGGGCGTCTCCGGCGTGGTCGGCCTGGCGGTGGGAACCCGCCCCGACTGCCTGCCGCCGGCCGTTGTCGACCTGCTCGCCGAGTACCACCGCCGCACCTATCTGTGGCTGGAGCTCGGGCTGCAGAGCGTTCACGACGCCACCCTCGGTTTCCTGCGGCGCGGCCACGACTACCGGACCTTCCTCGAGGCCCATGCGGCGCTCAGGGAGCGGGGGGTGCGGGTCTGCGTCCACGTCATCATCGGCCTGCCCGGCGAGGGGAAAGAGGAGATCCTCGCCACGGCGGAGGAAATGGGGCGGCTGCAGGTCGACGGCATCAAGATCCACCTCCTGCACATCCTGGCGGGGACGGCGCTGGGGGATCTCTACCTCGGGGGGGGCGTGAAGGTGCTGGAACAGGGGGAATACGTGGCCCTGGCCGCCGATTTCATCGAACGGCTCCATCCGAAAACCCTGATCCACCGCCTCACCGGCGACGGACCGCGGGATTATCTTCTCGCCCCCCTGTGGTCCCTCAACAAGTGGGAGGTTCTCAACGCCATCGACGACGAGCTGGCCCGGCGCGGCACCCGGCAGGGGAGTCTCTGGAGGGGGGATGGATCGGGCGCTCCCTGA
- a CDS encoding two-component system sensor histidine kinase NtrB, whose amino-acid sequence MEPGCCWHKDHITAADCEALRPGDEGLLFNRKQRFLQRCLECPRFLEDLQSQRGGDNDLSSLFPYAIEELLALRAQNRSLESQMVWRNREIKFLHEVSLVLQTSVDIDEVIAMALTAVTAGKGFGLNRAILLLVDKERQFLKGYFALGPRENADAGRIWKEIEEHDYTLREMAQLFFEHKMADEREKFRDLLEVLTTPLNRTDHLFVRTLNDQQSRHITDLFAEPGIDPAQLAALGVGEVILVPLVSKNRRIGLLLADNIINRSPITTEDLHSLETFVLPMSYAIERAFLYERLQEELTKLTGANRRLRQQQELILRMEKMALVGKITANIAHSIRNPLTIIGGFARTLIKSTPGDNPNRQYIESIVREARRLEEVLQEALNYSESLHPTLDSWDINQLIAGVYTGLREDLEAGGVQCQLLLDRQLPLVRIDYKKMTYCIRSIVINALEAMPRGGNLEVRTVPGEGELLIVISDTGSGMAPETIDAATTPFFSTKEQGSGLGLTLCARILEGHGARLEIDSARESGTTVTLHLPVPEATRPEPGEATTPQGDMP is encoded by the coding sequence ATGGAACCGGGCTGCTGCTGGCACAAGGACCATATCACCGCCGCCGACTGCGAGGCCCTGCGGCCGGGGGACGAGGGACTCCTCTTCAACCGCAAGCAGCGCTTTCTCCAGCGCTGCCTCGAATGCCCGCGCTTCCTCGAAGACCTGCAGTCCCAAAGAGGGGGAGACAACGACCTCTCCTCGCTCTTCCCCTATGCCATCGAGGAGCTCCTGGCGCTGCGCGCCCAGAACCGATCCCTCGAAAGCCAGATGGTGTGGCGCAACCGCGAGATCAAATTTCTCCACGAAGTCAGTCTGGTGCTGCAGACCTCCGTCGATATCGACGAGGTCATCGCCATGGCCCTGACCGCCGTCACCGCCGGCAAGGGGTTCGGCCTCAACCGGGCGATCCTCCTTCTGGTCGACAAGGAACGACAGTTTCTCAAGGGATATTTCGCCCTCGGCCCCCGGGAAAATGCCGACGCCGGACGGATCTGGAAGGAGATAGAGGAGCACGACTACACCCTGCGGGAGATGGCCCAGCTCTTCTTCGAGCACAAGATGGCCGACGAGCGGGAGAAGTTCCGCGACCTTCTGGAGGTCCTGACCACCCCCCTGAACCGCACGGATCACCTCTTTGTGCGGACTCTCAATGACCAGCAGTCCCGGCATATTACCGATCTTTTTGCCGAACCCGGCATCGATCCTGCGCAACTGGCCGCCCTGGGGGTCGGCGAGGTGATCCTCGTCCCCCTGGTGAGCAAGAATCGGCGCATCGGCCTTTTGCTGGCGGACAACATCATCAACCGCAGCCCGATCACCACCGAAGATCTCCACTCCCTGGAGACCTTCGTCCTCCCCATGTCCTACGCCATCGAGCGGGCCTTTCTCTATGAACGGCTCCAGGAGGAGCTGACCAAACTCACCGGAGCCAATCGCCGCCTGCGCCAACAGCAGGAGCTGATCCTGCGCATGGAGAAGATGGCCCTGGTCGGCAAAATCACCGCCAACATCGCCCACTCCATCCGCAACCCGCTGACGATCATTGGCGGCTTCGCCCGCACCCTGATCAAGAGCACCCCCGGGGACAATCCCAACCGCCAGTACATCGAGTCGATCGTCCGCGAGGCCCGGCGGCTCGAGGAAGTCCTCCAGGAGGCGCTCAACTATTCGGAATCGCTCCATCCGACCCTCGATTCCTGGGACATCAACCAGCTGATCGCCGGGGTCTATACCGGGTTGCGGGAAGATCTGGAGGCGGGAGGCGTGCAGTGCCAGCTCCTTCTCGACCGGCAGCTCCCCCTGGTGCGCATCGACTACAAGAAGATGACCTACTGCATCCGCAGCATCGTCATCAACGCCCTGGAAGCGATGCCCCGGGGAGGAAATCTGGAAGTGCGCACCGTCCCCGGGGAGGGGGAGCTCCTCATCGTCATCAGCGACACCGGAAGCGGCATGGCCCCGGAAACGATCGACGCCGCCACGACCCCGTTTTTCTCCACCAAGGAGCAGGGGAGCGGACTCGGCCTCACCCTCTGCGCACGCATCCTCGAGGGGCACGGCGCACGCCTGGAGATCGACAGCGCCAGAGAAAGCGGCACCACCGTCACACTGCACCTGCCGGTACCCGAAGCCACCCGCCCCGAGCCGGGTGAAGCCACCACCCCCCAAGGAGACATGCCATGA
- a CDS encoding response regulator, producing MTRLLVVDDERDIRHLYAAELEDEGYEVETAGTGREAAEILERKDFDLIVLDIQMKGESGLQILQNIVRKKSDLPVILCTAFSCYKDDFSSWLADGYVVKSSDLSELKSEIRRVLAKQQP from the coding sequence ATGACACGACTGCTGGTCGTCGATGACGAGCGGGACATCCGCCACCTCTACGCCGCCGAACTCGAGGATGAAGGTTACGAGGTGGAGACCGCCGGCACCGGCCGGGAAGCCGCCGAGATCCTCGAACGGAAGGATTTCGACCTGATCGTCCTCGACATCCAGATGAAGGGGGAGAGCGGCCTGCAGATCCTGCAGAACATCGTCCGGAAAAAATCGGATCTGCCGGTCATCCTCTGCACCGCCTTCAGCTGCTACAAGGACGACTTCTCCTCCTGGCTCGCCGACGGCTACGTCGTGAAGAGTTCCGACCTCTCCGAGCTGAAAAGCGAAATCCGCCGGGTGCTGGCCAAGCAGCAGCCCTGA
- a CDS encoding mannose-1-phosphate guanyltransferase, whose protein sequence is MKAVIMAGGFGTRIQPLTINLPKPMIPLVNRPIMLHIVDLLKAHGISELIFLLYHQPEVIKNFFGDGSEYGVRITYVTPLEDFGTAGAVKAAAKYLDERFVIISGDLLTDFDLTRVLACHQENQALATITLTSVKDPLQFGVVITDKQGRINKFLEKPGWGEVFSDTINTGIYVLEPEVLNLIPEGENRDWSKDIFPQMLAEGAPLYGCSLSGYWADIGNTDAYLESCRDITLGKITVQIDERAGSGEGSRLHLGEEAFVAAADHSLLEGMVVLGDNTHVLGGARLKNCVVGRNCIIEDGAELEDAVLWDNVYLKKGCRIRGAVLCHNVRVGRGVVIEEGAVIGDETTIGDEAYIKKDVKVWPRKVIEGGAIVTTNLIWGEKWRKSLFEGAQVRGLTNVELTPEFTAKLGAAYGSTLPKDSFVLCGRDAIRSSRMLKRAFVGGLLSAGVNVRDTKMVSLPVLRYKLTTFGEVGGIHFRQSPEDPAATEIIFFDGDGVEVSSATAKGIERIYYKENFRRVHYSEPGGIWEIPRIYDYYKEGFLRSLDAAALRQAAPKVVIDLNHSPAGDLLPALLTELGCEVIELNSHVSESRTGTSADQVERGLDQLSRIVVTLGATAGFWLGASGEKLQLIDESGAVLTDIEALTSLAALVCRAERGGILAVPVPTPMVVETLAREAGLTVKRTKSDGRSLVEAAKERHVQFAASMDGRFVFPAFQPNFDALFAVAKTLELLARTGQTLGRIRRAVPTRAYRHLQIPCSWELKGGIMRKMSEDSVDQEASFIDGVKVHLGEDWVLVLPDQHSPVAHVVVEAGDPKRAEALLESYRRKVEAWKLELNQQG, encoded by the coding sequence ATGAAGGCAGTCATCATGGCCGGAGGCTTCGGCACCCGCATCCAACCCCTGACCATCAACCTCCCCAAGCCGATGATCCCCCTGGTCAACCGGCCGATCATGCTGCACATCGTCGACCTCCTCAAGGCTCACGGCATCAGCGAACTGATCTTCCTCCTCTACCACCAGCCGGAGGTCATCAAGAACTTCTTCGGCGACGGCAGCGAATACGGGGTGCGCATCACCTACGTCACCCCCCTGGAGGACTTCGGAACCGCCGGAGCCGTCAAGGCGGCGGCCAAATATCTCGACGAGCGGTTCGTCATCATCAGCGGCGACCTCCTCACCGACTTCGATCTCACCCGCGTCCTGGCCTGTCACCAGGAGAACCAGGCGCTGGCGACCATCACCCTCACCAGCGTCAAGGACCCGCTGCAGTTCGGGGTGGTGATCACCGACAAGCAGGGGCGGATCAACAAGTTTCTCGAAAAACCCGGCTGGGGCGAGGTCTTCTCCGACACCATCAATACCGGGATCTACGTTCTCGAACCGGAGGTCCTGAATTTGATCCCCGAAGGGGAGAACCGCGACTGGTCCAAGGACATCTTTCCACAGATGCTCGCCGAAGGGGCGCCACTCTACGGCTGCAGCCTCTCCGGCTACTGGGCCGACATCGGCAACACCGACGCCTATCTCGAGTCCTGCCGCGACATCACCCTCGGCAAGATCACCGTGCAGATCGACGAACGGGCGGGGAGCGGAGAGGGGAGCCGTCTCCACCTCGGCGAAGAGGCCTTTGTCGCCGCCGCCGACCACTCCCTCCTCGAAGGGATGGTCGTCCTCGGCGACAATACCCACGTGCTGGGGGGGGCGCGGCTGAAGAACTGCGTGGTGGGACGCAACTGCATCATCGAGGACGGCGCCGAGCTCGAAGACGCCGTCCTCTGGGACAACGTCTACCTGAAGAAGGGGTGTCGGATCAGGGGGGCGGTCCTCTGCCACAACGTCCGCGTCGGCCGCGGCGTGGTGATCGAGGAAGGGGCGGTCATCGGCGATGAAACGACCATCGGCGACGAGGCCTACATCAAAAAGGACGTCAAGGTCTGGCCGCGCAAGGTGATCGAGGGGGGGGCGATCGTCACCACCAACCTGATCTGGGGGGAGAAGTGGCGCAAGAGCCTTTTCGAAGGGGCCCAGGTCCGGGGGCTGACCAACGTCGAACTGACCCCCGAATTCACCGCCAAGCTCGGGGCGGCCTACGGCTCGACCCTCCCCAAGGACTCCTTCGTCCTCTGCGGCCGCGACGCCATCCGCTCCTCGCGGATGCTCAAACGGGCCTTCGTCGGCGGCCTCCTCTCGGCGGGGGTCAATGTCCGCGACACCAAGATGGTCTCCCTGCCGGTGCTGCGCTACAAGCTCACCACCTTCGGCGAAGTCGGCGGCATCCACTTCCGGCAGTCCCCGGAAGACCCCGCCGCCACCGAGATCATCTTCTTCGACGGCGACGGGGTGGAAGTCTCCTCGGCGACGGCCAAGGGGATCGAGCGGATCTACTACAAGGAGAATTTCCGCCGCGTCCACTACTCCGAGCCGGGAGGGATCTGGGAAATCCCGCGGATATACGACTACTACAAGGAGGGGTTCCTGCGGTCCCTCGACGCCGCCGCCCTGCGCCAGGCCGCCCCCAAGGTCGTCATCGACCTCAACCACTCCCCCGCCGGCGACCTGCTGCCGGCCCTGCTGACCGAGCTCGGCTGTGAGGTGATCGAGCTCAACTCCCACGTCAGCGAGAGCCGGACCGGTACCTCCGCCGACCAGGTGGAGCGCGGCCTCGACCAGCTCTCAAGGATCGTCGTCACCCTCGGCGCCACGGCCGGCTTCTGGCTCGGAGCCTCGGGGGAGAAGTTGCAACTCATCGACGAATCGGGAGCGGTCCTCACCGACATCGAGGCCCTCACCTCCCTGGCCGCTCTCGTCTGCCGGGCGGAACGGGGCGGCATCCTGGCGGTGCCGGTGCCGACGCCGATGGTGGTGGAGACCCTGGCCCGGGAGGCGGGCCTGACGGTGAAGCGCACCAAGAGCGACGGCCGCTCCCTGGTGGAAGCCGCCAAGGAGCGGCATGTCCAGTTCGCCGCCTCCATGGACGGGCGCTTCGTCTTCCCCGCCTTCCAGCCGAACTTCGACGCTCTCTTTGCCGTCGCCAAGACCCTCGAACTCCTCGCCCGCACCGGCCAGACCCTGGGACGCATCCGCCGGGCCGTTCCGACCCGCGCCTATCGCCACCTGCAGATCCCCTGCTCCTGGGAACTCAAGGGGGGGATCATGCGCAAAATGAGCGAGGATTCCGTCGACCAGGAGGCCTCCTTCATCGACGGCGTCAAGGTCCACCTGGGAGAGGACTGGGTCCTGGTCCTCCCCGACCAGCACAGCCCCGTGGCTCACGTCGTCGTCGAGGCCGGCGACCCGAAGCGGGCCGAGGCGCTTCTCGAGAGTTACCGCCGCAAGGTCGAAGCCTGGAAGCTGGAGCTCAACCAGCAGGGATAG
- a CDS encoding galactose-1-phosphate uridylyltransferase, protein MSELRWDPLKRSWVIITNGGGRRPRDFFVARQQVDLSLCPFCPGQEAKTPGELFVIRNAGSDNGPGWRVRVIPNKFPALGIEGMLDKRSVGLYDAMNGIGAHEVIVENPDHERSMGEFESAEIVDILRAYRARLLDLRRDVRFRYILIFKNHGVEAGSGIPHSHSQVIALPITPPVAATELMVCREYYERKERCLVCDLLLQERADGRHVIRDDGHFLVYAPFASCFPFEMRIVPVRHGHDFALMTDAELLFLAEALKDSLQRLSQVLHDPPYNFVLHNAPPMHQRLGKPAYWGSLPYDYHWHMEIVPRLTKIAGFEWGTGFYMNPILPEEAARYLREADPSFTL, encoded by the coding sequence GTGTCGGAGCTGCGCTGGGACCCGCTGAAGCGGAGCTGGGTCATCATCACCAACGGAGGGGGGCGCCGCCCCCGCGACTTCTTCGTCGCCCGGCAGCAGGTGGACCTCTCCCTCTGTCCCTTCTGCCCCGGACAGGAGGCCAAGACGCCGGGGGAGCTTTTCGTCATCCGCAACGCCGGAAGCGACAACGGCCCGGGATGGCGGGTGCGGGTCATCCCCAACAAGTTTCCCGCTCTCGGCATCGAAGGGATGCTCGACAAGCGGAGCGTGGGGCTCTACGATGCCATGAACGGCATCGGCGCCCATGAGGTCATCGTCGAAAACCCCGACCACGAGCGCAGCATGGGGGAATTCGAAAGCGCAGAAATCGTCGATATCCTGAGGGCCTACCGGGCCCGGCTACTCGACCTGCGCCGGGACGTCCGTTTCCGCTACATCCTGATCTTCAAGAACCACGGGGTCGAGGCGGGGTCGGGGATCCCCCATTCCCACTCCCAGGTCATCGCCCTGCCGATCACGCCGCCGGTGGCCGCCACCGAGCTGATGGTCTGCCGGGAATACTACGAGCGCAAGGAGCGCTGTCTCGTCTGCGACCTGCTCCTTCAGGAACGCGCCGACGGGCGGCACGTCATTCGCGACGACGGCCATTTTCTCGTCTACGCACCCTTTGCCTCCTGCTTCCCCTTTGAGATGCGCATCGTTCCGGTGAGACACGGCCACGATTTTGCCCTGATGACCGACGCCGAGCTTCTTTTCCTGGCCGAAGCCCTCAAGGACTCCCTGCAGCGGCTGAGTCAGGTCCTGCATGACCCGCCCTACAATTTCGTTCTTCACAACGCTCCTCCCATGCACCAGCGGCTGGGGAAACCGGCCTACTGGGGATCGCTCCCCTACGATTACCACTGGCATATGGAGATTGTTCCGCGCCTGACCAAGATCGCCGGCTTCGAATGGGGGACCGGATTTTACATGAATCCCATTCTCCCGGAAGAGGCGGCACGCTACCTGCGCGAAGCCGACCCGTCCTTCACCCTCTGA
- a CDS encoding HNH endonuclease — protein sequence MDFCVEVSEDEMRREREKARELRKSQWWKNRIASGICHYCGGNFPPKELTLDHILPIVRGGKSSRGNCVASCKACNSRKQHLLPVEWEEFLTGQDKKD from the coding sequence ATGGATTTTTGTGTCGAGGTATCCGAAGATGAGATGCGCCGCGAGCGGGAGAAAGCCCGGGAGCTGCGCAAGAGCCAGTGGTGGAAGAATCGCATCGCGTCGGGGATCTGTCATTACTGCGGCGGGAATTTCCCCCCCAAGGAACTCACCCTGGACCATATCCTGCCGATTGTCCGCGGCGGGAAGAGCAGCCGGGGGAACTGCGTTGCGTCCTGCAAGGCCTGCAACAGCCGCAAGCAGCACCTGCTGCCGGTGGAGTGGGAAGAGTTTCTCACCGGCCAGGATAAAAAAGACTAG